Proteins from a single region of Belliella baltica DSM 15883:
- a CDS encoding GNAT family N-acetyltransferase has protein sequence MLIKEITVSEALPIRQKAMWPDKDLDFVRVPGDEDAYHLGLFTDRKLVSVVSVFQKEGGAQFRKFATLPEYQGKGFGSKLLVYMIGYVQKKKISKIWCNARVAKVDFYSGFGLTTTKQTFQKSGMDYVVMEKNLI, from the coding sequence ATGTTAATAAAAGAAATAACAGTTTCAGAAGCTTTACCAATCAGACAAAAGGCTATGTGGCCAGACAAAGATTTAGATTTTGTGAGAGTTCCGGGTGATGAGGATGCTTATCACTTAGGATTATTTACAGATAGAAAATTGGTTTCGGTAGTTTCTGTTTTTCAAAAAGAGGGAGGAGCTCAATTTAGAAAATTTGCAACTTTGCCAGAATATCAGGGAAAAGGTTTTGGTAGTAAGTTGCTCGTCTACATGATTGGTTATGTTCAAAAAAAGAAAATTTCCAAAATCTGGTGCAATGCCCGAGTAGCAAAAGTAGATTTTTATTCAGGCTTTGGCTTAACCACAACCAAACAAACCTTTCAAAAGTCTGGAATGGACTATGTAGTGATGGAAAAAAATTTGATATAG